A genomic stretch from Bacterioplanes sanyensis includes:
- the rplB gene encoding 50S ribosomal protein L2, producing the protein MALVKTKPTSAGRRHLVKVVNSELHKGKPYAGLVEKKSKTGGRNNNGRITTRHIGGGHKHHYRMVDFKRNKDGITAVVERLEYDPNRSANIALLKYLDGERRYILAPKGLKAGDQVLSGEEAPIKVGSAMPLRNIPVGSVVHNVELKPGKGGQIARSAGTSVQLVAREGTYCTLRLRSGEMRKVLSECRATLGEVGNSEHSLRELGKAGASRWRGIRPTVRGVVMNPVDHPHGGGEGRTSGGRHPVTPWGVPTKGYKTRKNKRTDKLIVRRRSAK; encoded by the coding sequence ATGGCATTGGTGAAAACTAAACCGACTTCTGCTGGCCGTCGCCATCTGGTTAAAGTCGTTAACAGCGAGCTGCACAAAGGCAAGCCGTACGCCGGTCTGGTAGAAAAGAAGTCTAAGACGGGTGGCCGTAACAACAACGGTCGTATTACTACTCGTCACATCGGTGGTGGTCACAAGCATCATTACCGTATGGTCGATTTCAAGCGCAATAAAGACGGCATCACTGCTGTTGTTGAGCGTCTGGAATACGATCCGAACCGCAGTGCGAACATTGCTCTGTTGAAGTACCTGGACGGTGAGCGTCGCTACATTCTCGCTCCTAAAGGTCTGAAAGCAGGTGACCAGGTTCTGTCTGGTGAAGAGGCCCCAATCAAGGTGGGCAGTGCAATGCCTCTGCGTAACATCCCAGTGGGTAGCGTTGTGCACAACGTTGAGCTGAAGCCAGGTAAGGGCGGCCAGATCGCTCGTTCAGCCGGTACTTCTGTTCAGTTGGTTGCACGCGAAGGCACTTACTGCACACTGCGTCTGCGCTCTGGCGAGATGCGTAAAGTGCTGAGCGAATGCCGCGCAACTCTGGGTGAAGTGGGTAACTCTGAGCACTCGCTGCGCGAGCTGGGTAAAGCTGGTGCATCACGCTGGCGCGGTATTCGTCCGACCGTACGTGGTGTAGTTATGAACCCTGTTGACCACCCACACGGTGGTGGTGAGGGTCGTACTTCCGGTGGTCGTCATCCGGTTACGCCTTGGGGTGTGCCGACTAAGGGTTACAAGACTCGTAAGAATAAGCGTACCGATAAGCTGATCGTACGCCGTCGTTCTGCGAAGTAA
- the rpsS gene encoding 30S ribosomal protein S19: protein MPRSLKKGPFIDHHLMKKVEAALEKNDKRPIKTWSRRSTIFPDFVGLTIAVHNGRQHVPVFVTEDMVGHKLGEFALTRTYKGHVADKKAKR from the coding sequence GTGCCACGTTCATTGAAAAAAGGTCCATTCATAGACCATCACTTGATGAAGAAGGTAGAGGCCGCTCTTGAGAAGAACGACAAGCGTCCGATCAAGACTTGGTCTCGCCGCTCCACAATCTTTCCAGATTTTGTGGGGCTGACGATTGCTGTACACAACGGTCGTCAACATGTGCCTGTTTTCGTAACTGAAGACATGGTTGGTCATAAACTCGGCGAATTCGCATTGACTCGTACTTATAAGGGTCATGTTGCGGATAAGAAAGCCAAACGCTAA
- the rplV gene encoding 50S ribosomal protein L22: MSEVAAVLRGARLSAQKARLVADQIRGKNVAEALDILTFSGKKGADIIKKVLESAIANAEHNNGADVDELNVSTVFVDEGMTMKRIRPRAKGRADRIFKRTCHITVKVSEK; the protein is encoded by the coding sequence ATGTCTGAAGTAGCCGCCGTATTACGTGGTGCTCGCTTGTCTGCACAGAAAGCTCGCCTGGTTGCAGATCAAATCCGCGGCAAAAATGTTGCGGAAGCACTCGATATTCTGACGTTCAGCGGCAAGAAAGGCGCTGACATCATCAAGAAAGTGCTGGAATCTGCCATCGCCAACGCTGAGCACAATAACGGTGCTGATGTCGACGAACTGAATGTTTCTACTGTGTTCGTTGATGAAGGTATGACTATGAAGCGCATTCGCCCTCGTGCGAAAGGCCGCGCTGATCGTATCTTCAAGCGTACTTGTCACATCACTGTGAAAGTTTCAGAAAAATAG
- the rpsC gene encoding 30S ribosomal protein S3, with protein MGQKVHPTGIRLGITKDHNSVWYAGKDKYADNLLTDIEVRSLIEKRLEKASVSKVVIERPAQNAKVTIHTARPGIVIGKKGEDVEKLRKDVSDMMGIPVHINIEEVRKPDLDAKLVAQSVASQLERRVMFRRAMKRAVQNAMRGGAEGIKIQVSGRLGGAEIARSEWYREGRVPLHTLRADIDYATYEAHTTYGVIGVKVWIFKGEILGGIQEVRDRAKSQGKKKSGRS; from the coding sequence ATGGGTCAAAAAGTTCATCCAACCGGTATCCGTTTAGGTATCACCAAAGACCATAACTCGGTCTGGTATGCCGGTAAGGATAAGTACGCCGACAACCTGCTGACTGACATCGAGGTGCGTTCTTTAATCGAGAAACGCCTGGAAAAAGCGTCTGTTAGCAAGGTCGTTATTGAGCGTCCAGCACAAAACGCCAAAGTGACTATTCACACTGCCCGTCCAGGCATCGTGATTGGTAAAAAAGGCGAAGATGTTGAGAAGCTGCGTAAAGACGTCAGCGACATGATGGGTATTCCGGTACACATCAACATTGAAGAAGTTCGTAAGCCGGATTTAGATGCCAAATTGGTTGCACAAAGCGTTGCTAGCCAATTGGAGCGCCGTGTGATGTTCCGTCGCGCTATGAAGCGTGCCGTTCAGAACGCTATGCGTGGCGGTGCCGAAGGTATCAAAATTCAAGTAAGTGGCCGTCTGGGTGGTGCTGAAATTGCTCGTTCTGAGTGGTATCGCGAAGGTCGTGTTCCGCTGCACACATTGCGTGCAGACATCGACTACGCAACCTACGAAGCACACACTACCTATGGTGTTATTGGTGTGAAGGTCTGGATCTTCAAGGGCGAAATCCTGGGTGGTATTCAGGAAGTTCGTGACCGCGCCAAGAGCCAGGGCAAGAAAAAATCCGGTCGTTCGTAA
- the rplP gene encoding 50S ribosomal protein L16 gives MLLPKRTKFRKVQTGRNRGLAIRGSKVSFGEYGLKATGRGRMTSRQIEAARRAMTRKIKRGGKIWIRVFPDKPITEKPLEVRMGKGKGNVEYWVAQIQPGRVLYEMEGVSEELAREAFALAAAKLPFKTEFVKRTVL, from the coding sequence ATGTTGTTACCAAAGCGTACGAAATTCCGTAAGGTACAGACCGGTCGTAACCGTGGTCTGGCGATCCGTGGCTCTAAAGTGAGCTTCGGTGAATACGGCCTGAAGGCAACCGGCCGTGGTCGTATGACTTCTCGTCAGATTGAGGCTGCTCGTCGTGCCATGACCCGTAAAATTAAGCGGGGCGGTAAAATTTGGATCCGTGTTTTCCCGGACAAGCCTATTACTGAAAAACCTCTTGAGGTTCGTATGGGTAAAGGTAAGGGTAACGTGGAATACTGGGTAGCTCAGATTCAGCCAGGCCGTGTGCTGTATGAGATGGAAGGTGTGTCAGAAGAACTGGCGCGTGAAGCCTTCGCTCTGGCTGCTGCGAAACTGCCTTTCAAAACTGAGTTTGTTAAACGGACGGTGCTGTGA
- the rpmC gene encoding 50S ribosomal protein L29: MKASELKEKSVAELQSQLEELRGEQFKLRMQKATGQLGQTHLITEARRDIARVKTVLAQKAGE, translated from the coding sequence ATGAAAGCAAGTGAGCTGAAAGAAAAATCAGTAGCTGAGCTGCAATCTCAGCTGGAAGAACTGCGCGGCGAACAGTTCAAACTGCGTATGCAGAAAGCGACTGGTCAACTGGGTCAGACTCATCTGATCACAGAAGCTCGTCGTGACATCGCTCGCGTTAAGACCGTCCTGGCACAAAAGGCAGGTGAATGA
- the rpsQ gene encoding 30S ribosomal protein S17: protein MTENTKTVRTLSGRVVSNKMDKSVTVLVERFVKHPIYKKFVKRSTKVMAHDANNECQIGDIVTVKESRPLSKNKTWALVTIDERAAKV from the coding sequence ATGACTGAGAATACCAAAACAGTCCGTACCCTCAGCGGTCGTGTTGTCAGCAACAAGATGGACAAGTCCGTCACTGTACTGGTAGAGCGTTTTGTTAAGCATCCGATCTATAAAAAGTTCGTGAAGCGTTCTACCAAAGTTATGGCGCACGACGCTAATAACGAGTGCCAAATTGGCGACATCGTTACTGTAAAAGAGTCGCGTCCTTTGTCTAAAAACAAGACATGGGCGCTGGTAACCATCGACGAGCGCGCCGCCAAGGTCTAA
- the rplN gene encoding 50S ribosomal protein L14: protein MIQTQTMLDVADNSGAKRVQCIKVLGGSHRRYAGIGDLIKVSVKEAIPRGKVKKGQVMTAVVVRTKKGVRRPDGSIIRFDVNSAVLLNASNAPIGTRIFGPVTRELRSEQFMKIISLAPEVL from the coding sequence ATGATTCAAACTCAAACCATGCTTGACGTTGCCGACAACAGCGGCGCGAAGCGCGTTCAGTGCATCAAAGTACTGGGCGGCTCACATCGTCGCTATGCCGGCATCGGCGATTTGATCAAAGTATCCGTTAAGGAAGCAATTCCTCGCGGTAAAGTGAAAAAAGGTCAGGTGATGACCGCAGTAGTTGTGCGTACCAAAAAAGGTGTACGCCGTCCGGACGGATCTATCATCCGTTTTGACGTCAACTCTGCCGTACTGTTGAACGCATCCAATGCGCCAATTGGTACTCGTATCTTTGGCCCTGTAACCCGTGAACTGCGTTCTGAGCAATTCATGAAGATCATTTCCCTGGCACCAGAAGTGCTTTAA
- the rplX gene encoding 50S ribosomal protein L24 produces the protein MLKIRKNDEVVVIAGKDKGKRGTVRTVRNDGRLVVSGINMVKKHQKPNPYLQQPGGIVEKEAGIHASNVAIWNPKTEKADRVGFKVEGDTKVRIFKSTGDQIDA, from the coding sequence ATGTTAAAGATTCGCAAAAACGACGAAGTAGTTGTTATTGCTGGTAAAGACAAAGGCAAGCGCGGTACTGTTCGCACAGTACGTAACGACGGTCGCCTGGTTGTTTCCGGCATTAACATGGTGAAAAAACACCAGAAGCCAAACCCGTACCTTCAGCAGCCGGGCGGCATCGTTGAGAAAGAAGCTGGTATCCATGCTTCCAACGTGGCCATCTGGAATCCTAAGACTGAAAAAGCTGACCGCGTTGGCTTTAAAGTCGAAGGTGACACCAAGGTACGTATCTTCAAATCCACTGGCGATCAAATCGACGCCTGA
- the rplE gene encoding 50S ribosomal protein L5, which yields MSRLEKLYKEEVVAKLKEEFGYNNIMEVPKITKVTLNMGVGEALGDKKLLDSAVADMEAIAGQKVIVTKARKSVAGFKVREGWPIGCKVTLRRDRMWEFIDRLVDISLPRVRDFRGINPKSFDGRGNYSMGVKEQIIFPEIEYDKVDKVRGMDITITTTAKTNEEGRALLKALQFPFRN from the coding sequence ATGTCACGTTTAGAAAAACTGTACAAAGAAGAAGTAGTAGCCAAGCTGAAAGAAGAGTTTGGTTACAACAACATCATGGAAGTGCCAAAAATCACCAAAGTGACCCTGAACATGGGTGTTGGTGAAGCACTGGGTGATAAAAAATTGCTGGATAGCGCAGTTGCCGATATGGAAGCAATTGCAGGTCAGAAAGTCATCGTTACTAAAGCTCGCAAGTCTGTTGCAGGTTTTAAAGTACGTGAAGGCTGGCCGATCGGCTGTAAAGTAACCCTGCGTCGTGATCGCATGTGGGAATTTATCGACCGTTTGGTAGATATCTCTTTGCCGCGTGTACGTGACTTTCGCGGTATTAACCCGAAGTCATTCGACGGTCGTGGTAACTACAGCATGGGTGTGAAGGAACAGATCATCTTCCCGGAAATTGAATACGATAAAGTAGACAAGGTCCGCGGTATGGATATCACCATCACCACCACGGCAAAAACTAACGAAGAAGGCCGCGCTCTGCTGAAAGCGCTGCAGTTCCCGTTCCGTAACTAA
- the rpsN gene encoding 30S ribosomal protein S14 yields the protein MAKIGMKQRELKREKLVAKFGAKREELKAIIKNPNSSDEERWNAQMALQKLPRDSSASRLQRRCQMTGRPHGVYRKFKLSRIKLREEGMKGNVPGLKKASW from the coding sequence ATGGCAAAAATCGGCATGAAGCAGCGTGAACTGAAGCGTGAGAAGCTGGTCGCTAAGTTCGGCGCTAAGCGTGAAGAACTGAAAGCCATCATCAAAAATCCAAACTCTTCTGACGAAGAGCGTTGGAATGCACAAATGGCCCTGCAAAAACTGCCGCGCGATTCGTCCGCGAGCCGTCTGCAGCGTCGTTGTCAGATGACTGGTCGCCCACACGGTGTATACCGTAAATTCAAGCTGTCACGTATTAAACTGCGTGAAGAAGGCATGAAGGGCAACGTGCCAGGTCTGAAAAAAGCTAGTTGGTAA
- the rpsH gene encoding 30S ribosomal protein S8: MSMQDTLADMFTRIRNAQQAGHANVSMPASKIKKSVAQVLENEGYISGFSVDEAVKSTLTIDLKYYEGKPVIERIERVSRPGLRQYRGATELPKVEAGLGVAIVSTSKGVMTDRAARAAGVGGEVIATVF, encoded by the coding sequence ATGAGTATGCAAGATACGTTGGCGGACATGTTTACCCGCATTCGTAACGCCCAGCAAGCGGGCCACGCGAATGTGAGCATGCCGGCATCCAAAATCAAGAAATCTGTCGCCCAGGTTCTTGAAAACGAAGGTTACATCAGCGGCTTCTCTGTTGACGAAGCTGTTAAGTCTACGCTGACCATCGACCTGAAATACTACGAAGGCAAGCCGGTTATCGAGCGCATTGAGCGCGTTAGCCGTCCTGGTCTGCGCCAATACCGTGGTGCGACTGAGCTGCCTAAAGTAGAAGCCGGTCTGGGCGTGGCGATTGTTTCCACTTCTAAAGGCGTTATGACTGATCGTGCTGCCCGTGCTGCGGGTGTTGGCGGTGAAGTCATTGCGACCGTATTCTAA
- the rplF gene encoding 50S ribosomal protein L6, which produces MSRVAKAPVAIPAGVEIQLAEDKISVKGKQGQLDLDVHSAVAISQEENVLKFAPKKQDKQSIALAGTFRALVNNMVKGVSEGFEKKLILQGVGYRAKASGKTLNLSLGFSHPVDYELPEGVTAETPSQTEIVIKGIDKQRVGQVAAEIRGYRPPEPYKGKGVRYADENVRRKEAKKK; this is translated from the coding sequence ATGTCCCGCGTAGCAAAAGCTCCTGTCGCCATTCCAGCTGGTGTTGAAATTCAGCTGGCAGAAGACAAGATCAGTGTTAAAGGTAAGCAGGGTCAACTGGACCTGGACGTACATTCTGCCGTGGCGATCAGCCAGGAAGAAAACGTACTGAAGTTTGCGCCAAAGAAACAAGACAAGCAGTCCATCGCGTTGGCTGGCACCTTCCGTGCTCTGGTTAACAACATGGTTAAAGGCGTGTCTGAAGGCTTTGAGAAAAAACTGATACTGCAAGGTGTTGGTTACCGTGCCAAAGCGTCCGGCAAGACTCTGAATCTGTCATTAGGCTTCTCTCATCCAGTGGATTACGAGCTGCCAGAAGGCGTGACTGCTGAAACGCCAAGCCAGACTGAAATCGTTATCAAAGGTATCGATAAGCAGCGTGTTGGCCAAGTAGCAGCCGAAATCCGTGGCTATCGTCCACCAGAGCCGTATAAAGGTAAGGGTGTACGTTATGCTGATGAGAATGTGCGTCGTAAAGAAGCCAAGAAAAAGTAA
- the rplR gene encoding 50S ribosomal protein L18 — translation MNEKKKARLRRAQKTRTVIRDKGSVRLCVHRTPRHIYAQIISANGASVLATASTVEADLRSEVTGNVNAATKVGQLIAERAKAAGITKVAFDRSGFKYHGRVKALADAARESGLEF, via the coding sequence ATGAATGAGAAGAAAAAAGCTCGTTTGCGCCGTGCCCAAAAAACACGGACAGTAATCCGTGATAAGGGCTCGGTTCGTCTGTGCGTTCATCGTACGCCCAGACACATCTATGCTCAGATCATCTCTGCCAATGGCGCTAGTGTCTTGGCGACTGCTTCAACTGTTGAAGCCGATCTGCGCAGTGAGGTTACTGGTAACGTCAATGCTGCGACCAAAGTAGGTCAATTGATCGCTGAGCGTGCGAAAGCCGCTGGCATCACCAAAGTAGCGTTCGATCGTTCTGGTTTTAAATACCATGGTCGTGTTAAAGCCTTGGCTGACGCGGCTCGTGAAAGCGGCCTGGAATTCTAA
- the rpsE gene encoding 30S ribosomal protein S5: protein MANNERVERNESELQEKLVQVNRVAKVVKGGRIFAFTALTVVGDGAGRVGFGRGKSREVPTAIQKAMEQAKRNMINVQLDGSTLQYAVKARHSGAQIYMQPASEGTGIIAGGAMRAVLEMVGVKNVLAKCYGSTNPVNVVRATVKGLAQMQSPDQVAAKRGKTVEEILG from the coding sequence ATGGCAAATAATGAACGTGTAGAACGTAACGAAAGCGAACTGCAGGAAAAACTGGTTCAAGTGAACCGTGTTGCCAAAGTAGTGAAAGGTGGTCGTATCTTCGCCTTTACCGCTTTGACTGTAGTCGGTGATGGCGCTGGCCGTGTCGGTTTTGGTCGTGGTAAGAGCCGTGAGGTTCCAACCGCTATCCAAAAAGCGATGGAACAAGCCAAGCGCAACATGATTAACGTACAGCTGGACGGCAGCACGCTGCAGTACGCTGTTAAAGCTCGTCACTCTGGCGCTCAAATCTACATGCAGCCAGCATCGGAAGGTACCGGTATTATTGCCGGTGGTGCGATGCGTGCGGTACTGGAGATGGTGGGTGTTAAAAACGTTTTGGCTAAGTGCTACGGCTCCACCAACCCTGTGAACGTTGTTCGCGCGACCGTTAAAGGTCTGGCGCAGATGCAGTCTCCAGATCAGGTTGCGGCCAAGCGTGGCAAGACGGTCGAAGAGATTCTGGGGTAA
- the rpmD gene encoding 50S ribosomal protein L30, which yields MAKKTVKVTQTRSTIGRLPKHRETMKGLGLRRIGHTVELEDTPSVRGMINQVQYMVKVEGE from the coding sequence ATGGCTAAGAAAACCGTAAAAGTGACCCAAACTCGTAGCACCATTGGCAGATTGCCAAAGCACCGTGAAACCATGAAAGGTTTGGGTCTGCGTCGTATTGGTCACACTGTAGAATTGGAAGACACGCCGTCTGTACGCGGCATGATCAACCAAGTTCAATACATGGTTAAGGTAGAAGGGGAGTAA
- the rplO gene encoding 50S ribosomal protein L15 — MRLNELSPAPGSKPAAKRVGRGIGSGLGKTGGRGHKGQKSRSGGKVAPGFEGGQMPIHRRLPKFGFNSRKAPLVAEIRLNELLKVEGDVVDLAALKAADIIGEKIIEGRVILSGEINKAVTVKGLKVTKGAKAAIEAAGGKVED; from the coding sequence ATGCGTCTCAACGAATTGAGCCCAGCTCCTGGTTCTAAACCTGCTGCTAAGCGTGTTGGTCGTGGTATCGGTTCTGGTCTGGGTAAGACCGGCGGCCGTGGTCACAAAGGTCAGAAGTCTCGCTCAGGCGGTAAAGTAGCGCCAGGTTTTGAAGGCGGTCAGATGCCAATTCACCGTCGTCTGCCTAAGTTCGGCTTTAACTCTCGCAAAGCTCCTCTGGTGGCCGAAATCCGCCTGAACGAGCTGTTGAAAGTTGAAGGTGACGTGGTTGACTTGGCGGCACTGAAAGCGGCTGACATCATCGGTGAGAAAATCATCGAAGGTCGTGTGATCCTGTCCGGCGAAATCAACAAGGCTGTGACCGTTAAAGGTCTGAAGGTCACTAAAGGCGCTAAAGCTGCCATTGAAGCAGCGGGTGGAAAGGTCGAAGACTAA
- the secY gene encoding preprotein translocase subunit SecY translates to MARQGSLPQGMQSGLGELWARIRFVFLAIVVYRIGTHIPVPGINPDSLARLFEQNQGTILEMFNMFSGGALERMSILALGIMPYISASIIMQLLTAVSPQLEQLKKEGESGRRKITQYTRYGTVLLATIQAFGVSAGLAGQGVTFSTGMDFYITAIPSFVAGAVFMMWLGEQVTERGIGNGISILIFAGIVAGLPGAIGQAFESARQGDLHILLLLVIAALAVLVIGFVVFVERGQRRITINYAKRQQGRQMMAAQSSHLPLKLNMAGVIPAIFASSLLLFPASLGQWFGQGEGREWLQDLSMALAPNSPLYTLLFAAGIIFFCYFYTALMFNPRDVAENLKKSGAFIPGIRPGIQTAKYIDGVLGRLTLFGSIYIAAVCLMPQFLIVAADVPFYFGGTSLLIVVVVVMDFMSQVQSHLMSHQYESLMKKSNLKNFGSAR, encoded by the coding sequence ATGGCTAGGCAAGGCTCACTACCGCAAGGAATGCAATCCGGGCTCGGAGAACTCTGGGCTCGTATTCGCTTTGTATTCCTAGCGATTGTTGTATATCGAATCGGTACGCATATTCCGGTACCTGGCATTAACCCAGACTCTCTGGCGCGCCTGTTTGAACAAAACCAGGGCACCATCCTGGAAATGTTCAACATGTTCTCTGGTGGTGCACTGGAGCGCATGAGTATCCTGGCATTGGGTATCATGCCGTATATCTCGGCCTCGATTATCATGCAATTGCTGACGGCGGTGAGTCCGCAGCTTGAGCAACTCAAGAAGGAAGGTGAGTCCGGGCGTCGTAAGATTACCCAGTACACGCGCTACGGCACGGTATTGTTGGCGACGATTCAGGCCTTCGGCGTGTCCGCGGGTCTGGCTGGCCAAGGAGTCACCTTCTCGACTGGTATGGACTTCTACATCACTGCCATTCCGTCCTTTGTGGCCGGTGCGGTGTTTATGATGTGGTTGGGCGAGCAAGTAACAGAGCGCGGTATCGGTAATGGTATTTCCATTCTGATTTTCGCCGGTATTGTTGCAGGTTTGCCGGGTGCTATCGGTCAGGCATTTGAATCAGCGCGCCAAGGTGATTTACACATCTTGCTGCTGTTGGTCATCGCCGCTCTTGCAGTGCTGGTAATTGGCTTTGTGGTGTTTGTCGAACGCGGTCAGCGTCGCATCACCATCAACTATGCCAAGCGTCAGCAGGGCCGTCAGATGATGGCTGCACAGAGCAGCCACTTGCCTTTGAAGCTCAATATGGCGGGTGTGATTCCAGCGATTTTTGCCTCGTCCTTGCTGTTATTCCCTGCCTCATTGGGGCAATGGTTTGGCCAGGGCGAAGGCAGAGAGTGGTTGCAGGACCTGAGCATGGCTCTGGCACCGAACTCGCCGCTGTATACCTTGTTGTTCGCTGCAGGCATTATCTTCTTCTGCTATTTCTACACGGCGTTGATGTTCAACCCGCGTGATGTGGCCGAAAACCTGAAAAAGTCTGGTGCCTTCATTCCGGGGATTCGTCCTGGTATCCAGACCGCTAAGTACATCGATGGTGTGCTCGGTCGTCTGACCCTGTTTGGTTCGATCTATATCGCCGCCGTCTGCTTGATGCCACAGTTCTTAATTGTCGCAGCAGACGTACCTTTCTACTTCGGTGGCACTTCGCTGCTGATCGTAGTGGTGGTGGTGATGGACTTTATGTCACAGGTTCAGTCTCATCTGATGTCGCATCAGTATGAGTCGCTGATGAAGAAATCGAACCTGAAGAATTTTGGCTCAGCTCGCTGA
- the rpmJ gene encoding 50S ribosomal protein L36, translating to MKVRASVKKICRECKVIRRNGSVRVICSDPKHKQRQG from the coding sequence ATGAAAGTACGTGCATCTGTTAAAAAAATCTGCCGTGAATGCAAAGTTATTCGTCGTAACGGCAGTGTGCGAGTGATCTGTTCAGATCCTAAGCACAAGCAACGTCAGGGTTAA
- the rpsM gene encoding 30S ribosomal protein S13, with protein sequence MARIAGVNIPDNKHAVISLTYVYGIGKTTAKEICAATSIAEDTKIGELSEEQLDQIRNEVGKFTVEGDLRREVQMNIKRLMDMGCFRGIRHRRSLPLRGQRTKTNARTRKGPRKPIRK encoded by the coding sequence ATGGCCCGTATTGCCGGTGTCAACATTCCTGACAACAAGCATGCAGTAATCTCTCTGACCTATGTCTATGGCATTGGTAAGACAACTGCGAAAGAGATCTGTGCTGCTACTAGCATCGCTGAAGACACCAAAATCGGTGAGTTGAGCGAAGAGCAGTTGGATCAGATCCGTAATGAAGTAGGTAAGTTCACTGTTGAGGGTGACCTGCGCCGCGAAGTGCAAATGAACATCAAACGTTTGATGGACATGGGCTGCTTCCGTGGTATTCGTCACCGTCGTAGCCTGCCTCTTCGCGGTCAGCGTACTAAAACAAATGCACGTACCCGTAAGGGTCCGCGTAAGCCGATCCGCAAGTAA
- the rpsK gene encoding 30S ribosomal protein S11, with protein MAKPQRSTKKKVKKQVVDGIAHIHASFNNTIVTITDRQGNALSWATAGGSGFRGSRKSTPFAAQVAAERAGEAAKEYGLKNLDVEVKGPGPGRESAVRALNACGYKISNITDVTPIPHNGCRPPKKRRV; from the coding sequence ATGGCTAAGCCACAAAGATCAACCAAGAAAAAGGTTAAAAAGCAGGTCGTTGATGGGATTGCTCACATCCACGCCTCTTTTAACAACACCATCGTGACCATCACCGACCGCCAGGGCAATGCATTGTCTTGGGCGACCGCCGGTGGCTCTGGTTTCCGTGGTTCTCGTAAGAGCACTCCTTTTGCAGCTCAAGTAGCTGCAGAGCGCGCCGGTGAGGCAGCGAAAGAGTACGGCCTGAAAAACCTGGACGTAGAAGTTAAAGGTCCTGGTCCCGGCCGTGAATCTGCCGTTCGTGCCCTGAACGCCTGTGGTTATAAGATCAGCAACATCACCGATGTTACGCCGATCCCACATAACGGCTGTCGTCCACCTAAGAAACGTCGCGTATAA
- the rpsD gene encoding 30S ribosomal protein S4 — protein MARYIGPKCKLSRREGTDLFLKSGIRALDSKCKAETKPGVHGAGRGRLSDYGLQLREKQKVRRLYGVLEKQFRGYYKEAARRKGATGEVLLQLLESRLDNVVYRMGFGSTRAEARQLVSHKAIIVNGKTVNIPSYNVKSGDVVAIREKSKSQDRIKTALELAGQRPDCGWVDVNASKMEGTFKAVPERADLPAEINENLIVELYSK, from the coding sequence ATGGCACGTTATATTGGTCCAAAATGTAAGCTGTCTCGTCGTGAAGGAACCGACCTGTTCCTGAAGAGCGGCATTCGTGCACTGGATTCCAAGTGTAAAGCAGAAACTAAGCCAGGTGTTCACGGTGCAGGCCGTGGTCGTCTGTCAGACTACGGTCTGCAGCTGCGTGAGAAGCAGAAAGTTCGTCGTTTGTACGGCGTTCTGGAAAAGCAGTTCCGTGGTTACTACAAAGAAGCCGCTCGTCGCAAAGGCGCGACCGGTGAAGTACTGCTGCAATTGCTGGAGTCTCGTCTGGATAATGTGGTGTACCGCATGGGCTTCGGCTCAACGCGTGCTGAAGCACGTCAGCTGGTGTCTCACAAAGCCATCATCGTAAACGGTAAGACGGTAAACATTCCTTCTTACAACGTGAAGAGCGGTGATGTGGTTGCTATTCGCGAAAAATCCAAGTCTCAGGACCGTATCAAAACGGCTCTGGAACTGGCCGGTCAGCGTCCTGACTGTGGCTGGGTTGACGTGAATGCCAGCAAGATGGAAGGAACGTTCAAAGCGGTTCCTGAGCGCGCTGATCTCCCTGCTGAGATCAACGAAAACCTGATCGTCGAACTTTACTCTAAGTAA